The proteins below come from a single Paramormyrops kingsleyae isolate MSU_618 chromosome 25, PKINGS_0.4, whole genome shotgun sequence genomic window:
- the LOC140583129 gene encoding uncharacterized protein encodes MSPEKSPEDCWAVLRAAKNDFLAVLGKVYPEEMPLECAECCLVLYYLEATVILKHLQPPGVVEHMTVQEWMTRSTYEADHTVIVVKEHKTSAQQAATFALSSEEETWFDIYFTQVRPQLLSSKRSRTTLDDLGGDKRFFVSTAGRPAFNASNDLNRLHQKYKLDPVTYQTARRIFETATKDLTDQEKSLVADYLTHSTATADEHYRMKQSRNVVLASKLLKKLAGDSSADSAEEGPSCSARGAARDAALASNQRMDVQAAFDQLLRTHPVTLDGDIPDKTARSQTSGRFQRQLYDRWLKAQMRMRVRHVLSHFGRRQPTESRVDAWIRNQGWKSNVPSAASVLKDWRPVGSVDTAVDSSHIQELIHNQKWKGLVVMDIAGKGKGVCATRQFQAGEVVCDYHGPVVTATEGQ; translated from the exons atgagcccagagaagagtccagaggactgctgggccgtgctgagggctgccaagaacgacttcttggcagtccttggcaaggtgtatccggaggagatgcccctggagtgtgcagagtgctgccttgtcctctactacctggaggccacggtcattctgaagcatctccagccaccaggcgtggtggagcacatgacc gtccaggagtggatgaccaggagcacgtacgaggccgaccatacggtgattgtggtgaaggaacacaagacgtcggcgcagcaagcggccacgtttgcattatcctctgaggaggagacg tggttcgacatctacttcacccaggtacggccacagctcctgagctccaagaggagccggacgacactggatgacctgggaggagacaaacggttcttcgtctccaccgcaggcaggccggcgttcaacgcttcgaatgacctcaaccggctgcaccaaaa atacaagctggatccagtcacctaccagacggcccggcgcatctttgagacggccaccaaggacttgacggaccaagagaagtccttggtggccgattacctcactcattccactgcgacggctgacgagcactaccggatgaagcagtcgcggaatgtggtgctggccagtaagctgctgaagaagctggcaggtgactcaag cgctgactccgcagaggaagggcccagctgttctgcccgtggtgccgcacgggatgctgccctggcatccaaccaacggatggatgtccaggcagcgttcgatcagctccttcggacccaccccgtgaccctggatggcgacatcccagacaagacagcacgctcgcagacgtcgggccggtttcagcggcagctctatgatcgctggctgaaggcccagatgaggatgcgcgtacggcatgtcttgt cacactttggcagacggcagcccaccgagtcccgggtcgacgcttggatcaggaaccaaggctggaaaagtaacgttcccagcgcggccagcgttctgaaggactggagaccagtgggttcggtggacactgccgtggactctagccacatccaggagctcatccacaaccagaagtggaagggacttgtggtgatggacattgcggggaaggggaagggagtctgcgccacccggcagttccaggctggtgaggtggtgtgtgactaccacgggccggtagtcacagccactgagggccagtag